One Sodalinema gerasimenkoae IPPAS B-353 DNA segment encodes these proteins:
- a CDS encoding ferredoxin reductase family protein: MQRLLMHNPIAVATLWIVAYIVISIVPLAVMLLHPAPPGRGFWLEFSVALGFIGLAMMVLQFALAARVNRIESSYGIDILIQFHRYTSLAAFLMVLVHPVILFVVDPETLGLLNFFEAPWRARMAVIATLAFLIMVVTTIWRKPLNIPYEPWRAVHSFLAVVAVGLGFGHALAVSNYMSLFWKGVLWSAMVLVALWLILYVRLVKPMLMTKHPYLVEAVKPQRGDVWTLALRPHGHEGFTFQPGQFAWITLGIHPIGMREHPFSMSSSGDHPERIEFGIKALGDFTRSIKDVKPGTKAYLDGPYGVFTTERYWDSAGFVLIAGGIGITPM; the protein is encoded by the coding sequence ATGCAACGTCTGTTAATGCACAATCCCATCGCTGTCGCGACCCTGTGGATTGTGGCCTACATTGTGATTTCTATCGTTCCGCTAGCCGTGATGCTGCTGCACCCGGCCCCTCCCGGCCGGGGGTTTTGGCTGGAGTTTTCCGTTGCCCTAGGCTTCATTGGCCTAGCGATGATGGTGCTACAGTTTGCCCTCGCCGCCCGCGTCAACCGGATCGAGTCGTCCTACGGCATCGATATTTTGATTCAGTTTCACCGCTATACCTCCTTGGCGGCGTTTTTGATGGTGCTGGTGCATCCGGTGATTTTATTCGTGGTTGACCCCGAAACCCTGGGGCTGCTGAATTTTTTCGAGGCTCCCTGGCGGGCGCGGATGGCAGTCATTGCCACCTTGGCCTTTTTGATTATGGTGGTGACCACCATTTGGCGAAAGCCGCTGAACATTCCCTATGAACCCTGGCGGGCAGTCCACAGTTTTTTGGCGGTGGTGGCGGTGGGGTTAGGCTTTGGCCATGCCTTGGCGGTGAGCAACTACATGAGCTTGTTCTGGAAAGGGGTGCTGTGGTCGGCGATGGTGCTGGTGGCCCTGTGGCTGATTCTCTATGTGCGGCTGGTGAAGCCCATGCTGATGACCAAGCATCCTTACCTCGTCGAAGCAGTCAAACCCCAGCGCGGCGATGTCTGGACCCTGGCCCTGCGCCCCCACGGCCACGAAGGATTTACCTTCCAACCGGGGCAGTTCGCCTGGATTACCCTGGGCATTCACCCGATTGGGATGCGGGAGCATCCGTTTTCCATGTCTTCGAGCGGCGACCATCCGGAGCGGATTGAGTTTGGCATTAAGGCCCTAGGGGACTTTACCCGCAGCATCAAAGATGTCAAACCCGGCACCAAAGCCTACCTAGATGGTCCCTACGGCGTGTTCACCACTGAGCGCTATTGGGACAGTGCCGGGTTTGTGCTGATTGCGGGCGGCATCGGCATCACGCCCATGTAA